The Metabacillus schmidteae nucleotide sequence GGAAGCACATTAAAAAGCTACAGCATTTTAGGCTCTTTTGCTGTAGCTTTTATCAACTCTCTGAAATAAAAAGAAATCTACGGATGATAGAACAAGAAAAAATAGGGATTTCTCCATGAGAACTAGGTGGTAAAGGGAACTTTCCAAATTTCATCAATGTCCTCCACGTCCATATCTGAATTGTGCGTTTATCTGACCTTGCAGCATTTTTTTTCTTACATCTGCTTCACTTTCCCGCTTACGTTCCTTTAAACGCATTTCTTTTAAAATCTCTGTTGTTTGTACACCGTCCTCTCGTTTGTCAGCAATGTCCATCAATGTTTCAATATCGGAAAACGAATATTTTCGCGTACCACGATCATTTCGATACGGTGCAATTAGTTTTCTTTCTTCATAATAACGAATTTGCCTTAATGTTAATCCGGTTAGTTCGC carries:
- a CDS encoding MerR family transcriptional regulator, producing the protein MNHPDRSYKDKKVISIGTVSELTGLTLRQIRYYEERKLIAPYRNDRGTRKYSFSDIETLMDIADKREDGVQTTEILKEMRLKERKRESEADVRKKMLQGQINAQFRYGRGGH